A single genomic interval of Lathyrus oleraceus cultivar Zhongwan6 chromosome 7, CAAS_Psat_ZW6_1.0, whole genome shotgun sequence harbors:
- the LOC127105320 gene encoding dof zinc finger protein DOF1.4 produces MFGNGNCDVDNEKTIITSSKWTQSEIDDHKVSMASSTGNRVMEKPGQELLQQQQQALRCPRCDSSNTKFCYYNNYSLTQPRHFCKACKRYWTRGGTLRNVPVGGGCRKNKRLKRPTYSCSNNNNIDSSASPSSSTPSSVVANPNPPSQSQQQQQQQQHHSFDIAATSNHINTMLYGGNSCHDVMNFPFSTRFNSTTRVSNPASGYDNLPQNGLGLGFSSGILMSAAGGEVNLNHHHHHHHDEGSYRNGFSTSNNNNYSSIFGSSSTSTTPVMASLLSSTLLQQKFMSTGGGIKGGGGGGGGDDDPFHHHQEMDSKEVKLGEGLQNRLDQWNMNNLNGNGGAVFQNQMENMGLSDNNASLYWNNNHNNSNNNTSATATGLSSVWSTDQPGSNSVSSLI; encoded by the exons ATGTTTGGTAATGGTAACTGTGATGTTGATAATGAGAAAACCATAATCACTTCTAGCAAATGGACACAG AGTGAGATAGATGATCATAAGGTTTCAATGGCTTCTTCAACCGGTAATAGGGTTATGGAAAAACCAGGTCAAGAGcttcttcaacaacaacaacaagcttTAAGATGCCCACGTTGTGATTCATCCAACACCAAATTCTGTTACTACAATAACTACAGTTTAACGCAACCGAGACACTTCTGCAAAGCCTGTAAAAGATACTGGACAAGAGGTGGAACACTCAGAAATGTTCCTGTTGGTGGTGGTTGCAGAAAAAACAAACGTCTTAAACGACCAACATACTCTTgttccaacaacaacaacattgattCTTCTGCTTCTCCTTCTTCTTCAACTCCTTCTAGTGTTGTTGCTAATCCAAACCCTCCTTctcaatctcaacaacaacaacaacaacaacagcaccaTAGTTTTGATATTGCTGCTACCTCAAACCATATCAATACTATGCTTTATGGTGGTAACTCTTGTCATGATGTTATGAATTTTCCTTTTTCAACAAGGTTTAATTCTACTACTAGAGTTTCAAATCCTGCTTCTGGTTATGATAATCTTCCCCAGAATGGTCTTGGATTAGGTTTTTCATCTGGGATACTAATGTCTGCTGCTGGAGGAGAAGTTAATCttaatcatcatcatcatcatcatcatgatgAGGGTAGTTACAGAAATGGGTTTAGTACTTCAAATAATAACAATTACAGTTCCATCTTTGGTTCTTCTTCTACTTCAACTACTCCTGTTATGGCTTCTCTACTTAGCTCTACACTACTGCAACAGAAGTTCATGAGTACTGGTGGTGGAATAAaaggtggtggtggtggtggtggtggtgatGATGATCcttttcatcatcatcaagaGATGGATTCAAAAGAAGTGAAATTAGGTGAAGGGCTACAAAATAGGTTGGATCAGTGGAATATGAATAATCTGAATGGTAATGGTGGTGCTGTTTTTCAAAACCAGATGGAGAATATGGGTTTGTCTGATAATAATGCTTCTCTTTATTGGAATAATAATcacaacaacagcaacaacaacacaTCAGCAACAGCAACAGGTTTGAGTAGTGTTTGGAGTACTGATCAACCTGGTTCTAATTCAGTTTCTTCTCTGATCTAG